Proteins encoded together in one Streptomyces sp. B1I3 window:
- a CDS encoding trimeric intracellular cation channel family protein — MLNELFTPSVQHALDIVGIFVFAISGALLAVRKNFDVFGIAVLAEVTALGGGIFRDVMIGALPPAAFTDLGYFVTPLLAAGLVFFLHPHVERIQVGVNVFDAAGLGLFCVSGTIKAYEHGLGLTSSAALGLATAVGGGVLRDVLANEVPSLLRWDRDLYAVPAIVGAVTAVLCIRFDALNAYTSGAAALAAFVLRLLAMRFHWRAPRAYNRRSATAEEAPAVI, encoded by the coding sequence GTGCTCAACGAACTCTTCACCCCCTCCGTCCAGCATGCGCTCGACATCGTCGGGATCTTCGTCTTCGCGATCTCGGGCGCCCTGCTCGCCGTACGCAAGAACTTCGATGTCTTCGGCATCGCCGTTCTCGCCGAGGTGACAGCGCTGGGCGGAGGGATCTTCCGTGACGTGATGATCGGCGCGCTCCCTCCGGCGGCCTTCACGGATCTCGGCTACTTCGTGACCCCGCTGCTCGCCGCCGGCCTGGTCTTCTTCCTCCATCCGCACGTCGAGCGGATCCAGGTCGGCGTCAACGTCTTCGACGCGGCCGGGCTGGGGCTCTTCTGCGTATCCGGCACCATCAAGGCGTACGAGCACGGCCTCGGCCTCACCTCGTCCGCCGCCCTGGGGCTGGCCACCGCGGTCGGGGGCGGTGTGCTGCGCGACGTCCTTGCCAACGAGGTGCCCTCGCTGCTGCGCTGGGACCGCGACCTGTACGCCGTGCCGGCGATCGTCGGCGCGGTCACGGCGGTCCTCTGCATCCGTTTCGATGCCCTCAACGCCTACACCAGCGGCGCCGCCGCGCTCGCCGCGTTCGTCCTGCGGCTGCTGGCCATGCGCTTCCACTGGCGCGCGCCGCGCGCCTACAACCGGCGCTCGGCCACGGCGGAGGAGGCTCCCGCCGTCATCTGA
- a CDS encoding ABC transporter ATP-binding protein, producing MNKKTPASGADGSDGSGSEPLLKVTGLAKHFPITKGILKRKVGAVQAVDGLTFDVRPGETLGVVGESGCGKSTMGRLVTRLLEPTGGKVEFQGRDITHLSAGRMRPMRRDIQMIFQDPYGSLNPRHTVGGIIGTPFRLQGVKPEGGVKAEVQRLLELVGLNPEHYNRYPHEFSGGQRQRIGIARALALNPKLVVADEPVSALDVSIQAQVVNLLDDLQDELGLTYMIIAHDLSVIRHVSDRIAVMYLGKIVELADRNSLYEAPMHPYTTALMSAVPVPDPRRRGAKSERILLKGDVPSPISPPSGCRFHTRCWKATQVCSTTEPPLLQLKTGHQVACHHPENGEDQVPGDAPLVADVITVRPAVAEKSAVPPASAEPVVAAGVVGAEKSASPQKPAEGPEGVAVVEGAEGVEPAGVPETTVEATEAAEPAEPADPAEAAVVTESAGAAEAAEPVEAAEPAEAAVVIEPTEAAEAAEPVEAAEPAEAAVVIEPTEATEPAEPTEAAEPVESAEPVVTPDVAPAEEPDAPAGAAAGDGGEDAAAPSTKAGDAPEK from the coding sequence CTGAACAAGAAGACTCCCGCGTCCGGCGCGGACGGGTCGGACGGGTCCGGGTCCGAGCCGCTCCTCAAGGTCACCGGCCTGGCCAAGCACTTCCCGATCACCAAGGGCATCCTCAAGCGCAAGGTCGGCGCCGTCCAGGCCGTCGACGGGCTCACCTTCGACGTGCGCCCCGGCGAGACCCTGGGCGTCGTCGGCGAGTCCGGATGCGGCAAGTCGACCATGGGCCGGCTGGTGACCCGGCTGCTGGAGCCGACCGGTGGCAAGGTCGAGTTCCAGGGCCGCGACATCACCCACCTGTCGGCGGGCCGGATGCGGCCGATGCGCCGTGACATCCAGATGATCTTCCAGGACCCGTACGGGTCGCTGAACCCCCGCCACACCGTCGGCGGGATCATCGGCACCCCCTTCCGGCTCCAGGGCGTCAAGCCCGAGGGCGGCGTGAAGGCGGAGGTCCAGCGGTTGCTGGAGCTCGTCGGGCTCAATCCCGAGCACTACAACCGCTACCCGCACGAGTTCTCCGGCGGACAGCGCCAGCGCATCGGCATCGCCCGGGCCCTGGCGCTCAACCCGAAGCTGGTCGTCGCGGACGAGCCGGTCTCCGCGCTGGACGTGTCGATCCAGGCCCAGGTGGTGAACCTGCTGGACGACCTCCAGGACGAGCTCGGGCTCACGTACATGATCATCGCGCACGACCTGTCGGTGATCCGCCACGTGTCGGACCGGATCGCTGTCATGTACCTCGGCAAGATCGTCGAGCTCGCGGACCGCAACTCGCTGTACGAGGCGCCGATGCACCCGTACACGACGGCGCTGATGTCCGCCGTGCCGGTGCCGGATCCTCGGCGGCGCGGAGCCAAGAGCGAGCGCATCCTGCTCAAGGGTGATGTCCCGTCGCCGATCTCGCCGCCGAGCGGCTGCCGGTTCCACACCCGGTGCTGGAAGGCGACGCAGGTCTGCAGTACGACGGAACCGCCGCTGCTCCAGCTGAAGACCGGGCACCAGGTGGCGTGCCACCACCCGGAGAACGGCGAGGACCAGGTGCCGGGGGACGCGCCGCTGGTCGCGGACGTCATCACCGTGAGGCCGGCGGTCGCGGAGAAGTCCGCGGTGCCGCCCGCATCGGCGGAGCCGGTCGTGGCCGCCGGGGTGGTGGGGGCCGAGAAGTCCGCGAGCCCGCAGAAGCCGGCCGAAGGCCCTGAGGGCGTCGCGGTCGTCGAGGGAGCCGAGGGCGTCGAGCCTGCTGGGGTGCCCGAGACGACCGTCGAGGCCACCGAGGCTGCTGAGCCCGCTGAGCCCGCCGATCCCGCTGAGGCTGCCGTGGTGACCGAGTCGGCTGGAGCGGCTGAGGCTGCCGAGCCGGTTGAGGCCGCCGAGCCGGCTGAGGCTGCCGTGGTGATCGAGCCGACTGAAGCGGCTGAGGCTGCCGAGCCGGTTGAGGCCGCCGAGCCGGCTGAGGCTGCCGTGGTGATCGAGCCGACTGAAGCGACTGAGCCTGCTGAGCCGACTGAAGCTGCTGAGCCGGTCGAGTCTGCTGAGCCGGTTGTGACCCCTGACGTGGCACCCGCCGAGGAGCCGGACGCGCCCGCCGGGGCTGCCGCCGGCGACGGCGGGGAGGACGCGGCCGCACCGTCCACGAAGGCGGGGGACGCACCGGAGAAGTAG
- a CDS encoding ABC transporter ATP-binding protein has product MSEVSKKDAPAPDAAQGSVPAPREASAADGKEFLSVRNLSVHFDTDDGLVRSVDGVSFDLKAGQTLGIVGESGSGKSVTSLGIMGLHTSERARIGGEIWLDGEELIGAGAERVRKLRGQKMAMIFQDPLSALHPYYSIGAQIVEAHRVHNKVDKKAAKKRAIEMLDRVGIPEPHRRYDDYPHQFSGGMRQRAMIAMALVNNPQLLIADEPTTALDVTVQAQILDLIRDLQKEFGSAVVMITHDLGVVAEIADNLLVMYAGRCIERGSAEKVFYEPQHPYTWGLLGSMPRIDREQTERLVPVKGSPPSLINVPSGCAFHPRCPYADVPADNITRTERPELQMVSDGHYSACHMSREQRDRIWTEEIAPKL; this is encoded by the coding sequence ATGAGCGAGGTAAGCAAGAAGGACGCCCCGGCGCCGGACGCCGCGCAGGGCTCGGTCCCCGCCCCCCGGGAGGCCTCGGCCGCCGACGGGAAGGAATTCCTCTCCGTACGCAACCTCAGCGTCCACTTCGACACGGACGACGGCCTGGTCAGGTCCGTCGACGGCGTCAGCTTCGACCTGAAGGCCGGCCAGACCCTCGGCATCGTCGGCGAGTCCGGCTCCGGCAAGTCCGTGACCTCGCTGGGGATCATGGGCCTGCACACGTCCGAGCGGGCCCGGATCGGCGGTGAGATCTGGCTGGACGGCGAGGAGCTGATCGGCGCCGGCGCCGAGCGCGTACGGAAGCTCCGCGGCCAGAAGATGGCGATGATCTTCCAGGACCCGCTGTCGGCGCTGCACCCGTACTACAGCATCGGCGCGCAGATCGTCGAGGCCCACCGGGTGCACAACAAGGTCGACAAGAAGGCCGCGAAGAAGCGCGCGATCGAGATGCTCGACCGGGTCGGCATCCCCGAACCGCACCGCCGCTACGACGACTACCCGCACCAGTTCTCGGGCGGTATGCGTCAGCGCGCGATGATCGCGATGGCCCTGGTCAACAATCCGCAGCTGCTCATCGCCGACGAGCCGACGACCGCCCTCGACGTCACCGTCCAGGCGCAGATCCTCGACCTGATCCGGGATCTGCAGAAGGAGTTCGGCTCCGCGGTCGTCATGATCACCCACGACCTCGGCGTCGTCGCCGAGATCGCGGACAACCTGCTCGTGATGTACGCGGGCCGCTGCATCGAGCGCGGCAGCGCCGAAAAGGTGTTCTACGAGCCCCAGCACCCCTACACCTGGGGGCTCCTGGGCTCGATGCCGCGCATCGACCGGGAGCAGACCGAGCGGCTCGTCCCGGTCAAGGGCTCACCGCCCAGCCTCATCAACGTCCCGTCGGGCTGCGCCTTCCACCCGCGCTGCCCGTACGCCGACGTCCCCGCGGACAACATCACCCGCACCGAACGCCCGGAGCTGCAGATGGTCAGCGACGGGCACTACTCCGCGTGCCACATGTCGCGTGAGCAGCGGGACCGGATCTGGACCGAAGAGATTGCGCCGAAGCTGTGA
- a CDS encoding ABC transporter permease yields the protein MAAYIIRRVFAAVLLLLVVSAVTFAIFFLVPRLGGQTTDSMAAQYVGKSPDPEVIAAVKRNLGLDQPVYLQYWEFIKGIVVGADYKFGPDPVTCNAPCFGYSFKTHTEIWPQIVDRIPVTLSLAVGAAVLWVVSGVAIGVVSALKRGSLFDRLSMGVALAGVSLPMFFTGLAVLALFGNGEYVPFTDSPVEWAGSLVLPWCTLALLYSALYARLTRAGMLETMGEDYIRTARAKGLKESKVVVKHGLRSALTPLVTIFGMDFALLLGGAVITETVFSFQGMGQFAIKGVTEADLPKVMGVTLVAAFFIVICNLLVDLVYAAIDPRVRLS from the coding sequence GTGGCTGCGTACATCATCCGACGCGTATTCGCCGCGGTGTTGCTGCTGCTGGTGGTCAGCGCAGTCACGTTCGCGATCTTCTTCCTGGTGCCCCGCCTCGGCGGGCAGACCACCGACTCGATGGCCGCCCAGTACGTCGGGAAGAGCCCCGACCCGGAGGTCATCGCCGCGGTCAAGAGGAACCTGGGGCTCGACCAGCCCGTCTATCTGCAGTACTGGGAGTTCATCAAGGGCATCGTCGTCGGTGCCGACTACAAGTTCGGCCCCGATCCCGTCACCTGCAACGCTCCCTGCTTCGGCTACTCCTTCAAGACCCACACCGAGATCTGGCCGCAGATCGTCGACCGCATTCCGGTCACGCTGTCGCTGGCCGTGGGCGCCGCTGTCCTGTGGGTCGTCTCCGGTGTCGCGATCGGCGTGGTCTCCGCGCTGAAGCGCGGCTCGCTCTTCGACCGGCTCTCCATGGGCGTCGCACTCGCCGGTGTCTCGCTGCCGATGTTCTTCACCGGCCTCGCCGTGCTCGCGCTGTTCGGCAACGGGGAGTACGTACCGTTCACCGACAGCCCGGTCGAATGGGCGGGCAGCCTCGTCCTGCCCTGGTGCACGCTGGCCCTGCTGTACTCCGCGCTCTACGCCCGGCTCACCCGCGCCGGAATGCTGGAGACGATGGGTGAGGACTACATCAGGACCGCGCGGGCCAAGGGCCTGAAGGAAAGCAAGGTCGTCGTCAAGCACGGCCTGCGGTCGGCCCTCACCCCGCTCGTCACCATCTTCGGCATGGACTTCGCGCTGCTGCTCGGCGGCGCGGTCATCACCGAGACCGTCTTCTCCTTCCAGGGCATGGGCCAGTTCGCCATCAAGGGCGTGACCGAGGCCGACCTGCCCAAGGTGATGGGCGTGACGCTGGTCGCGGCCTTCTTCATCGTCATCTGCAACTTGCTGGTGGACCTCGTGTACGCCGCGATCGACCCCCGGGTGAGGCTCTCATGA